The Proteus sp. ZN5 genome includes the window CGTACTGAGAATAACCGTGTGGTTAACTTTGAAGGTACACCGGATATGATTGGTAAATTCGTTGATGTTGAGATTGTTGACGTTTATGCCAACTCACTACGTGGTAAAGTCATTAGAACGGAAGATCAAATGGATTTACGTATTCACGAATCTCCAGAATCCGTTATCGCACGTACACGTAAAGAAGATGAATTAGGGGTGGGTGTTTACCAACCTTAATTGATCAGATTTAACAAAAGGATAATCAGTGACAGTAATAGCACATGCACAGGTAGCGACCCAAGAAATCTTCTTAGAGCCAGCTGACAATGCCCGTTTAATGAGCCTCTGTGGTCCATTTGACGATAATATTAAGCAACTTGAGCGCCGTTTAGGTATCGAGATTAATCATCGTGATAACCGTTTTAAACTCACGGGAAAATCATTATGTGTCAATGCAGCCGCAGGTATTTTACGTCGCCTGTATGTGGAAACTTCGCCAATTAAAGGCGTGATCCCCGATATCGACCCTGAACAAATTCACCTTGCAATCAAAGAAAGCCGTGTGCTTGAGCAAAGTGATGAGCATGTTCCTGAATTTGGGAAATCGACCAATATTCGAACTAAGCGAGGTGTGATAAAACCTCGTACACCAAATCAAGCACAATATATTGCCAATATCCAGACCCATGATATTACTTTTGGTATTGGGCCTGCAGGTACAGGGAAAACGTATTTGGCTGTTGCTGCCGCTGTTGATGCTCTAGAACGCCAAGAAGTGCGTCGTATTTTATTAACGCGTCCTGCGGTTGAAGCCGGTGAAAAACTGGGCTTTTTACCGGGT containing:
- a CDS encoding PhoH family protein, producing the protein MTVIAHAQVATQEIFLEPADNARLMSLCGPFDDNIKQLERRLGIEINHRDNRFKLTGKSLCVNAAAGILRRLYVETSPIKGVIPDIDPEQIHLAIKESRVLEQSDEHVPEFGKSTNIRTKRGVIKPRTPNQAQYIANIQTHDITFGIGPAGTGKTYLAVAAAVDALERQEVRRILLTRPAVEAGEKLGFLPGDLSQKVDPYLRPLYDALFEMLGFEKVEKLIERNVIEVAPLAYMRGRTLNDAFIILDESQNTTIEQMKMFLTRIGFNSKAVVTGDITQIDLPRGNKSGLRHAIEVLSDVNDLSFNFFHSEDVVRHPVVAKIVIAYEAWETEDQKRRQAIKAEKEKLQRENHE